Proteins encoded together in one Entomobacter blattae window:
- the prmC gene encoding peptide chain release factor N(5)-glutamine methyltransferase → MNSYFDFSLKAMPLEQALHWGRDYLAGLGVEEPEREALLLLSAALNVEPMMLRLADKRQDVATEVYFQYLKRRGQKEPFAYITGYKGFWSLNFKVNPSTLIPRPETELLIETVLKKIPHREEPLRVLDIGTGTGCILLSVLSEYCRATGLGTDISEAVIALATENAHINHLHARSRFMVTEGVREITENFDVVFSNPPYIPTKDIVHLMPDVRLYEPMTALDGGDEGMDMYKNLFLGLKNIVKPEGIGFFEIGVGQECQVITLAEKSGWQIMDVVDDLSGIPRVISFQHQRKGD, encoded by the coding sequence ATGAATTCATATTTTGATTTCTCTCTTAAAGCCATGCCTTTAGAACAAGCCCTTCACTGGGGAAGGGATTACCTTGCAGGCTTAGGGGTTGAGGAGCCTGAGCGGGAGGCGTTGTTATTGTTGTCTGCAGCCCTCAATGTTGAGCCTATGATGCTAAGGCTTGCCGATAAGAGGCAAGATGTTGCAACAGAAGTTTATTTTCAATATCTGAAGCGTAGAGGGCAAAAAGAGCCCTTCGCCTATATTACAGGCTATAAAGGGTTTTGGAGTCTAAATTTCAAAGTTAATCCTTCAACCCTTATTCCACGCCCCGAAACAGAATTGCTGATAGAGACGGTATTAAAAAAAATTCCTCATCGAGAAGAGCCTTTACGTGTATTGGATATAGGGACTGGCACAGGGTGCATACTGCTTTCAGTTTTGAGCGAATATTGTAGGGCCACTGGGCTAGGAACGGATATTTCAGAAGCGGTTATAGCCCTGGCTACGGAGAATGCCCACATCAATCATCTTCACGCTCGTAGCCGTTTTATGGTAACAGAGGGCGTAAGGGAAATAACAGAGAATTTTGACGTGGTATTTTCAAATCCCCCCTATATCCCCACAAAAGATATTGTTCATCTCATGCCCGATGTGCGCCTTTATGAGCCGATGACGGCCCTAGATGGTGGAGATGAGGGAATGGATATGTATAAAAACCTATTTTTAGGGCTTAAGAATATAGTGAAGCCAGAAGGGATAGGTTTTTTTGAGATAGGGGTTGGGCAAGAGTGTCAAGTGATAACCCTTGCAGAAAAAAGTGGGTGGCAGATTATGGATGTTGTGGATGATTTGTCTGGTATTCCTCGTGTTATCAGTTTTCAGCATCAAAGGAAGGGGGACTAA
- the prfA gene encoding peptide chain release factor 1, with translation MSFDDRLNLILARSEELEALLASGVSGEEFSAYSREYAQLEPIVRVVQELRQAQEEEKQAQALLTDPEMKALAEAELQRLAEAIPALQQDVRLAMLPKDEADERSAILEVRPAAGGDEAGLFARELFDAYRRYAEQNGWRFEILELGENELGGLKEGIASITGRNVFARLKYESGVHRVQRVPATESQGRIHTSTVTVAVLPEAEEVDVHVDETDLRIDVYRASGAGGQHVNKTESAVRITHIPSGIVVAMQEEKSQHKNKAKAMKILRARLYEQQRAQAHATRAADRKSQVGTGDRSERIRTYNFPQGRVTDHRIGLTLHKIEKIMQGDMDDFVDALTQEEQAALLAAQAN, from the coding sequence ATGTCCTTTGATGATCGTTTAAACCTTATTCTTGCCCGGTCTGAAGAGCTTGAAGCCCTTTTGGCGAGTGGTGTTTCGGGTGAAGAATTTAGTGCTTATTCTCGCGAATATGCTCAGTTGGAACCTATTGTTCGGGTTGTGCAAGAATTACGTCAGGCACAAGAGGAAGAAAAGCAAGCCCAAGCGCTGCTTACAGATCCAGAAATGAAAGCTCTGGCTGAAGCCGAACTCCAGCGTTTGGCTGAGGCTATTCCTGCTTTACAACAAGACGTTCGCCTTGCGATGCTTCCCAAGGATGAGGCTGATGAGCGCAGTGCTATTTTAGAGGTGCGCCCTGCTGCAGGGGGGGATGAGGCTGGCCTGTTTGCAAGAGAGCTGTTTGATGCCTATCGCCGTTATGCAGAGCAAAATGGCTGGCGTTTTGAAATTTTAGAACTTGGTGAAAATGAACTGGGCGGCCTTAAAGAAGGAATAGCCAGCATCACCGGTCGAAATGTGTTTGCCAGGCTTAAATATGAATCAGGCGTGCATCGGGTACAGCGCGTACCTGCTACTGAAAGTCAGGGGCGTATCCATACGTCTACCGTAACGGTTGCGGTTTTGCCAGAGGCTGAAGAAGTTGATGTGCATGTGGATGAAACTGACTTACGCATCGATGTTTATCGGGCCTCGGGTGCTGGGGGGCAGCATGTGAATAAAACAGAAAGTGCTGTACGGATTACCCATATCCCGTCTGGCATTGTTGTGGCTATGCAGGAAGAGAAAAGCCAACATAAGAATAAAGCCAAAGCCATGAAAATTTTACGGGCCCGTTTGTATGAGCAGCAGAGGGCACAGGCGCATGCCACACGGGCAGCCGATCGTAAATCCCAGGTTGGAACAGGGGATCGTTCAGAGCGGATTCGTACCTATAACTTCCCACAAGGACGGGTTACAGACCATAGAATTGGGTTAACCTTGCACAAGATTGAAAAAATCATGCAAGGAGATATGGATGATTTTGTAGATGCCCTAACCCAAGAAGAGCAAGCTGCTCTTCTGGCGGCTCAAGCTAATTAA
- the hisS gene encoding histidine--tRNA ligase, giving the protein MSNIKAVRGTHDLIGEEQRRHAYIVYRAKQVATSYGFEEWSTPIFEETKVFSRSLGETSDIVSKEMYSFLDRGGESLTLRPEGTAAICRALVTNGLTQTLPQKVFYAGPMFRYERPQKGRYRQFHQIGAELLGAAEPLADAEMLAMAANILEQLGIGASVTLKLNTLGDQPSRMAWREALVTYFREVKDQLSSESQERLERNPLRILDSKDEKDKNFVRLAPCIEAFLTREAQIFWDDLRKMLDIFGISYEEDPSIVRGLDYYSHTTFEFVTTELGAQGTVLAGGRYNGLVQEMGGPAVPAIGWAAGVERLAMLVTTMPEKNRSVSVIPVGEEALAAGVAIMQQLRLLGVEVEMAYKGNMKKRMERANKIHASYVLIIGEEEMKTGVIQIKNMETGLQETIHQHDIGRYFTSSQVRA; this is encoded by the coding sequence GTGAGTAATATAAAAGCCGTGCGGGGTACGCACGACCTTATAGGCGAAGAACAGCGACGCCACGCCTATATTGTTTACAGAGCAAAACAGGTGGCCACCTCCTATGGGTTTGAGGAATGGAGCACACCTATTTTTGAAGAGACCAAGGTATTTTCCCGTTCTTTGGGTGAAACCTCCGATATTGTTTCCAAGGAAATGTATAGCTTTTTGGACAGGGGAGGAGAGTCCCTGACATTACGTCCAGAGGGAACGGCTGCTATTTGCCGGGCTTTGGTAACAAATGGCTTAACACAAACTTTGCCTCAAAAGGTTTTTTATGCTGGCCCCATGTTTCGTTATGAGCGCCCTCAAAAAGGGCGTTACAGGCAGTTTCATCAAATTGGAGCAGAATTGTTGGGGGCAGCAGAACCTTTAGCCGATGCCGAGATGTTGGCAATGGCTGCCAATATTTTAGAGCAGTTGGGGATAGGTGCTTCTGTGACTTTAAAGCTGAATACTTTGGGAGACCAGCCAAGTCGTATGGCCTGGCGTGAAGCTCTTGTAACTTATTTTCGGGAAGTAAAAGACCAACTTTCCTCAGAAAGCCAGGAAAGGCTTGAGCGGAACCCATTGCGTATTCTTGATAGCAAGGATGAGAAAGATAAAAACTTTGTTCGCCTTGCTCCTTGTATAGAGGCATTTTTAACCAGGGAAGCCCAGATTTTTTGGGATGACCTTCGTAAAATGCTGGATATTTTTGGCATTTCTTATGAGGAAGATCCCAGTATCGTACGGGGTTTGGATTATTATAGCCACACGACCTTTGAATTTGTAACAACAGAGCTGGGGGCCCAGGGTACAGTCTTGGCGGGGGGGCGTTATAATGGCCTGGTTCAGGAAATGGGGGGGCCTGCTGTACCCGCCATCGGTTGGGCCGCCGGCGTTGAACGGCTAGCCATGCTTGTAACCACCATGCCAGAAAAAAACAGATCCGTTTCTGTCATTCCTGTGGGGGAAGAGGCCCTGGCTGCTGGCGTTGCGATTATGCAGCAATTGCGGTTGTTAGGCGTTGAAGTAGAAATGGCCTATAAAGGGAATATGAAAAAACGTATGGAGCGAGCCAATAAAATTCATGCCAGTTATGTGCTTATTATTGGTGAAGAAGAAATGAAAACAGGGGTCATTCAAATTAAAAATATGGAAACGGGCCTACAGGAAACCATTCATCAACACGATATTGGCCGCTATTTTACGTCTTCACAGGTCAGGGCCTGA
- the ispG gene encoding flavodoxin-dependent (E)-4-hydroxy-3-methylbut-2-enyl-diphosphate synthase → MSYRPYQQIERRKTRQIHVGNVAVGGGAPISVQTMTNTLTTDVKATVEQIRKAEVAGVDIVRVSCPDKESTVALKEIVHEVNVPIVADIHFHYKRAIEAAEAGAACLRINPGNIGSAERIKEVVKAARDHGCSIRIGVNAGSLEKHLLEKYGEPNPESLVESALEHIKILQDHDFHEFKISVKASDVFLAVAAYQQLSEACDYPLHIGITEAGSKRAGTVKSSIGLGSLLWAGIGDTMRVSLSAEPEEEVRVGWDILKTLGLRHRGIKIISCPSCARQGFNVIQTVSTLEERLSHIETPLTLSIIGCVVNGPGEALMTDIGLTGGGSGRHMVYMAGKQDHAIPAEDMIEHIVSLVEERVKAIKELEQNKAETHKVPV, encoded by the coding sequence ATGAGCTATCGTCCTTATCAGCAAATTGAACGGCGTAAAACCCGCCAGATTCATGTTGGCAACGTTGCTGTAGGGGGTGGGGCACCTATTAGTGTACAAACCATGACAAACACCCTTACAACAGATGTTAAGGCCACAGTAGAGCAAATTCGTAAAGCTGAAGTGGCGGGGGTGGATATTGTTAGGGTATCCTGTCCAGACAAGGAGAGTACAGTCGCCTTAAAGGAAATTGTTCATGAAGTGAATGTTCCAATCGTTGCAGATATTCATTTCCATTATAAACGAGCGATTGAAGCCGCCGAGGCGGGGGCTGCGTGTTTGCGTATAAATCCGGGCAATATTGGTAGTGCAGAGCGGATTAAGGAAGTGGTCAAAGCAGCTCGGGATCATGGGTGCTCTATTCGAATTGGGGTGAATGCTGGTTCTTTGGAAAAGCATCTTTTGGAGAAATATGGTGAACCTAATCCAGAATCCCTGGTAGAAAGCGCCTTAGAGCATATCAAGATCCTGCAAGACCATGATTTTCATGAATTTAAGATTAGTGTCAAAGCCTCGGATGTCTTTTTGGCGGTTGCCGCTTATCAGCAGCTTTCAGAGGCCTGCGATTATCCTTTACATATTGGTATTACAGAGGCGGGTAGCAAAAGGGCAGGCACTGTAAAATCTTCCATAGGCTTGGGAAGCCTTTTGTGGGCTGGCATTGGTGATACCATGCGCGTTTCTCTTTCCGCAGAGCCAGAGGAAGAAGTGCGTGTGGGGTGGGATATTTTAAAAACACTTGGTCTTCGTCATCGGGGGATAAAAATTATTTCTTGTCCTTCTTGTGCACGCCAGGGCTTTAATGTGATCCAAACAGTATCAACCCTAGAGGAACGCCTCTCCCATATTGAAACACCGTTGACGCTTTCTATTATTGGGTGTGTGGTAAACGGCCCAGGTGAGGCTTTAATGACGGATATTGGTCTAACGGGGGGTGGTTCTGGCCGGCATATGGTTTATATGGCTGGTAAACAAGACCATGCGATTCCTGCTGAAGATATGATAGAGCATATTGTCTCCCTTGTTGAAGAACGTGTAAAAGCAATAAAAGAGCTCGAACAAAACAAGGCTGAAACCCATAAGGTACCAGTTTAG
- a CDS encoding helix-turn-helix domain-containing protein has translation MIFSRKPSSLQEPSTLRVGLLLKDRREELGWNLEDVAKWLKIKESYLHALEYEEIDNLPGSAYVLGFLRTYAEALQLDSAEIVELFRKQHRIEMEHPVLHFPVPESERSIPSTVWVAMGVFVVLGAYIGWYEFGGSGGNSSSQKEAVVEAEGRVAGAEEQHLSPQIASMMPNTPEGDDQPNKMPDLSTHKVSESKNVLSLLTTLGGGKTTDNDKMSPIPPAQGNEVLQEEMDHGTNEEKAEENVAPAENLHPVVIITAKKKLWLNVSDGEKSLFSKMMAAGEKWQVPEEAQQPIMNMGPHGGRLEISVSGIGSGVVEGSGSSTRNIALIPDQLLQKGIVKKTEIPPISSSQVSSSQAQPSSSSNVSTLATEHEDLPQGGDAASSSQGAPSPQDQVPQGQGGVAAKPQGVKNSSRNTGGKQWAGWSGKKEKSSRAVHRRVTADDLNAQQLQNSHAVATSIKKETESEDSDE, from the coding sequence TTGATTTTTTCACGCAAGCCATCTTCTCTCCAAGAACCTAGTACCTTGCGTGTAGGCCTTCTTTTAAAGGACAGGAGGGAAGAGCTTGGCTGGAATCTTGAAGATGTGGCTAAGTGGCTGAAAATCAAAGAAAGTTATCTTCATGCCCTAGAGTATGAAGAGATAGATAATCTCCCAGGTTCTGCTTATGTCTTGGGGTTTTTACGTACTTATGCCGAGGCCTTGCAGCTTGATAGTGCGGAGATTGTAGAGCTTTTTCGTAAACAGCATCGTATAGAGATGGAACATCCCGTGCTCCATTTTCCTGTTCCAGAATCAGAGCGCTCTATCCCATCCACAGTGTGGGTGGCCATGGGAGTTTTTGTGGTTTTGGGCGCTTATATAGGCTGGTATGAATTTGGGGGAAGCGGGGGTAATTCCTCTTCGCAGAAAGAAGCGGTTGTTGAGGCAGAAGGGAGAGTGGCAGGGGCGGAAGAACAGCATCTTTCCCCTCAAATTGCTTCCATGATGCCCAATACTCCTGAAGGGGATGACCAGCCCAATAAAATGCCAGATCTTTCTACTCATAAGGTGAGTGAGAGCAAAAATGTTTTATCGTTACTGACAACGCTGGGCGGTGGTAAGACAACAGATAATGATAAAATGAGCCCAATTCCTCCTGCTCAAGGCAATGAGGTCCTTCAGGAAGAGATGGATCATGGAACCAATGAAGAAAAAGCGGAAGAAAATGTGGCTCCAGCAGAAAATCTTCATCCGGTAGTGATTATTACGGCTAAGAAAAAGCTTTGGCTGAACGTTTCTGATGGTGAGAAAAGTCTATTTTCTAAAATGATGGCTGCGGGCGAGAAATGGCAAGTTCCAGAAGAGGCTCAACAGCCCATTATGAATATGGGCCCACATGGTGGAAGGTTAGAAATTTCGGTTTCAGGAATTGGCAGTGGTGTTGTCGAGGGGAGTGGTTCTTCCACCCGCAATATTGCGCTTATACCAGATCAGCTTTTACAAAAGGGGATTGTCAAAAAGACTGAAATACCGCCCATATCTTCCTCTCAGGTCTCTTCTTCTCAGGCACAACCTTCCTCTTCTTCGAACGTTTCTACCCTGGCTACTGAGCATGAGGATTTGCCGCAAGGAGGGGATGCGGCTTCTTCCTCTCAAGGTGCTCCTTCTCCCCAAGACCAAGTGCCCCAGGGACAAGGTGGGGTGGCTGCTAAACCCCAAGGTGTAAAAAATTCTTCGAGGAATACGGGCGGAAAGCAATGGGCTGGTTGGTCAGGGAAAAAGGAGAAATCCTCTCGTGCGGTTCATCGTCGTGTTACAGCAGATGATTTGAATGCCCAACAATTGCAAAATAGTCATGCTGTAGCCACCTCTATTAAAAAAGAGACAGAGTCAGAGGATTCGGACGAATAA
- a CDS encoding NAD(P)H-dependent flavin oxidoreductase, with protein sequence MDEKEQRVRARRQLTALWRRGVEFLGSEYALLGGAMSWVSEHNLVSVISNAGGFGVIAGGSMQPAMLEQEIAKTQALTTKPFGVNLITMHPRLDSLIQVCLESGVSHIVLAGGIPSAAAVKAVKDGGAKLLAFAPALVLAKRLIRLGVDALITEGSEAGGHVGPVSLTVLAQEILPEIKDVPVFVAGGLGRGEAIVSYLEQGAAGAQLGTLFAASKESIAHEHFKQLFLRSSARDAVTTVQVDERFPVIPVRCIANENLRQFVTFQKKVLDQFQKGELQKEEAQLEIEHYWAGALRRAVIEGDVENGSVMAGQSVGMVKEMLPVADIINALVDQAVRALERQFLHVLEIDKG encoded by the coding sequence ATGGATGAGAAGGAACAGCGCGTGAGGGCCAGGCGCCAGCTTACAGCGTTATGGCGGCGTGGGGTAGAGTTTTTAGGGAGTGAGTATGCCCTGCTCGGTGGTGCAATGTCCTGGGTGAGTGAGCATAATCTGGTCTCAGTGATTTCTAATGCAGGGGGTTTTGGGGTTATTGCCGGGGGCTCCATGCAGCCTGCCATGCTGGAGCAGGAAATAGCAAAAACACAGGCCCTTACAACAAAACCTTTTGGTGTTAACCTGATTACTATGCATCCCCGCTTGGATAGCCTTATTCAAGTTTGCCTGGAATCCGGTGTTAGTCATATTGTTTTGGCAGGGGGAATCCCCTCTGCTGCCGCTGTTAAAGCTGTAAAGGATGGAGGTGCTAAGCTTTTGGCCTTTGCCCCAGCCTTGGTTTTGGCCAAGCGCCTTATTCGTCTGGGGGTTGATGCCCTGATCACAGAAGGTTCAGAGGCTGGTGGTCATGTCGGGCCTGTATCCTTAACTGTACTAGCACAGGAAATTTTGCCAGAAATAAAGGATGTTCCCGTTTTTGTTGCAGGTGGCTTGGGTCGAGGGGAAGCCATTGTCAGTTATTTGGAGCAAGGGGCAGCGGGGGCCCAGTTGGGCACCCTTTTTGCTGCCAGCAAGGAAAGTATTGCCCACGAACATTTCAAACAGCTTTTCTTGCGTTCGTCTGCGCGGGATGCCGTAACAACAGTACAGGTTGACGAGCGTTTTCCTGTAATTCCGGTAAGATGTATTGCTAACGAGAATTTACGCCAATTTGTTACGTTCCAGAAAAAGGTACTTGATCAGTTTCAGAAAGGTGAATTACAAAAAGAAGAAGCCCAACTGGAAATTGAACATTACTGGGCTGGTGCCTTACGGCGTGCAGTTATTGAGGGAGATGTAGAAAATGGTTCTGTCATGGCAGGGCAATCGGTGGGGATGGTTAAAGAAATGCTGCCTGTTGCAGATATTATCAATGCACTGGTTGATCAGGCTGTGAGGGCCTTAGAACGCCAATTTTTACATGTTCTTGAAATTGATAAGGGGTAA